A single window of Drosophila suzukii chromosome 3, CBGP_Dsuzu_IsoJpt1.0, whole genome shotgun sequence DNA harbors:
- the LOC108014669 gene encoding uncharacterized protein → MEPNFVRSSGVLTLNIDELRKLVEPADIECLEQIKQEETRLKSNREVIQKKLNQLLRRINDLDEEVEREEITELEFQSMNAVRNFLNLRHQQMAERLVRVGTQLARTKIDLKRREVAIFKDVKARGLI, encoded by the coding sequence ATGGAACCAAATTTTGTGCGCAGTTCTGGAGTTCTTACTTTGAACATCGACGAACTGAGGAAACTCGTTGAACCCGCCGATATCGAGTGCTTGGAGCAAATAAAACAGGAGGAGACCAGGTTGAAATCCAATCGCGAAGTCATCCAGAAGAAACTGAATCAACTGCTGCGTCGTATCAACGACCTGGACGAGGAGGTGGAGAGGGAAGAAATTACCGAGCTGGAGTTCCAATCCATGAATGCCGTAAGGAACTTTCTAAACCTGCGCCATCAGCAGATGGCCGAGAGACTCGTTCGCGTTGGAACACAACTGGCCAGGACAAAAATAGATCTCAAGCGTCGAGAGGTGGCCATCTTTAAGGACGTTAAGGCCAGGGGATTGATATAA